aacaaaaagcCAACCTATCTAATTGTCGTTCTTTCGGACTTACAAACATCTTAGTTACCACGacatcttcattttttgttaaCCATTTAACAGATTTCTACCCTTCTCCTTtctcgtttttttctttttttttaccacgTCTCCATTAATATCTTAGTGAAACATGGCACATGTTGCAGCAACCAATATGGCATTGCAGATTCTGGACATGGCAATGCAAGTTCATGGTGCAGGTGGCTTATCTTCTGACACTGTTCTTGCTCATCTCTGGGCTGCTGCAAGAACCTTGAGAATAGCAGATGGCCCTGATGAAGTTCATTTAGGAACCATCGCCAAGAGCTTCGGAGAGCTAAgctttgaaaattgaaagaaaaaatgtctCGAACCAAATGAAATATTAGGAACCGATAAAATCGATCATCGTCTCAATGTTTCCAAAGAAATTGATATCTTGACATTTCTATCTACAATCAAAACCTTATTCGAAAACTTActgttatttttgttatttcaaatattaaaattaatttttattttgaagaagaaaaaacatcaattttcTTAGTTCGATCATATGGGGTAGGGTTTTGAATCTCTTGACCACATGATcgaaattatatatatctaaattgGTTAAAGCTCAACAATATTAACTACTTTTTAACTCAACAGAATAGCTCCCAAATGACGCAATCTTTAAATAGTTTATGTAGCTTATCAGAcaattaaggaaaaaattagtagttttctttttcacaagTTAAAGGTCTCATTATCAATCCTAAACAAGTAAAGGTTAATGTTCATTTTTGTTgcatctttattaaaatttatttatcgcTACAACACTTTCAGATTTATGAGTTGTATTTTTTACTGAtcacaaatttttatattaatctaATTTGAGCTAATGAACTTCCCCTcaataacaaataattactcataaaaaggaaaaaaaaacttaatttaaatgtttagcATAATCAACTATGATTTTGAATACAAAATTAgcaaaaattaactaaattaatcctaagtttataataaaaattagctAAATTTAGATacgaaaattttatttaagaaaaaaataaaataaaataaaaatgattggTCCAGAATGCTCCTAACTCTAACCATACTTACTTCAATTTAGAAATTCTGTTAAAATTTTCTCATATAAAAACAGGTCATTTGTTGAACGGAAAGAAATCAAGGCAGCAACTTCCCATCTTCTATTacccaacaaaacaaaaaaaaaaaaaaaaaagaaaaaaaaaaagaaatatagctTGAGATTTGTAGCGAAGAAACATGGCGTATGACGGCGGTGGATGCAAGAACAATAAGGCTGCCCTGGTTGGGTTGTTGTCTCTGTTTTTGGTTGCCTTGGTTAATGGTGTAAGTGGCGCAGGAGAGGACCATGGCTCCTCTAATGCTGCCATTAAGACTCTATGTGAGCCCACTACTTACCGTGAAACTTGCGAAGAAGTCCTGGTGAAGTCCAATGTTGACTCAAAAGACCCACGTGAGTTGGTCAAGGCAGGGTTCCATTTTGCTATTGAACAGCTCAAAGCAGCCATTGCAAATTCCCCCACTTTGAAACAAGCAGCCACTGACCCCATGGCGCAAAAAGCAGTTGATGCTTGCGACGAGCTCATGGATTATGCAATTGATGATCTTTTAACTTCGTTTGATAAAATCACCGATAGTTTTGATGTACACAAAATGAATGATTATCTTGAGAACCTTAGGATTTGGTTGAGCGCTGCATTGACATATCAAGAAACTTGTTTGGATGGTTTCGAGAATGTTCCTGGCGATACTGGTgaaaagatgaagaatttgTTGAAGACGTCAAAAGAAATGACCGCCAATGGGCTTGTGATGGTGGGTGAGGTTACATCCCTTGTGAGCACTTTGTGGGAGAAGTTGGGACTGCCGCCACAAACGGGGCGACAACTTCGAACAGAGGAATCCAATGAAGAATTCCAAGAGGAAGAGCCATCTTGGGTGAGCGACAGGCGAGGGCTACTCGAGGCCACTGGAGCTAACATCAAGGCGAATGTGGTGGTGGCTAAAGACGGAAGTGGAAAGTATAAGACAATAACTGAAGCCCTTAAAGAGGTACCATTGAAGAGCAATACAACCTTTGTGATTCATGTGAAGGAAGGAGTTTATGAAGAGCAAGTGATGGTGGACAAAAAAATGACCTATGTCATGATGATTGGAGACGGCCCGACTAAGACCAAGATCACAGCTAGCAAGAATGTCGCTGATGGAACACCCACATTCAAAAGTGCTACCTTTGGTAAGTTACCATCTAGTTTATAATCGTATTCATACGAATTCAATAACTGAATTTAACATGATTTCATATTCTTAACAGCGGCGATCGGATCCAACTTCATCGGAAAAGACTTGTGGTTCGATAACTCAGCTGGAATTTACAAAGGCCAGGCCGTGGCACTCCGAGTTCAATCCGACATGTCAATCTTCTACAATTGTAGAATGGACGGCTATCAAGATACTTTCTACCCCCAAACCAAACGTCAATTCTACCGAGATTGCACAATCTCCGGTACCGTTGATTTCATCTTTGGCAATGCTGCTGTCGTGTTACAGAACTGTAAGATCTTAGTGAGGAAGCCAAAGCCGAAACAACCATGCCCTATCACTGCCCAAGGTCGAATGGAGAGTGATGAGCCCACTGGTATCGTCCTCCAAAATTGCATCATCTCTTCCGACCCTGACTACTACCCCGTTCGCCATACCAGTAAGTCCTACCTTGGTCGTCCATGGAAGCAGTATTCAAGAACCGTCATCATGCAATGCCAAATCGACGACTTGATCCAGCCTGAAGGTTGGCTTCCATGGAATGGTGATTTTGCTCTCAATACTTTGTATTACACAGAGTTTGAGAATAGAGGACCTGGTGcagcaaaagaaaatagagttaagTGGAAGGGAGTTAAACAGATCACAGCAAAACAGGCCATCAATTTCACCCCTTCGTTGTTTATTCAGGGTGATGATTGGATCAAGAAGACCGGAATACCGTACACTAGTGCCCTGATGAAAATCTAAAACCAAGAGAATAGAGCTCCTAGGATTCATGAGTTGAAGCTTTTCGAATGTATTCCTAGTAATCGTTTTCGGTCATGACAATGGTCTAAAACCAAGGGATAGGGACAGTTTtgtttaaaaacattatcattcattttaagattttgaacattaatttatcattcattttaagattttgaataaataaattctttttctctcttgatTTGAGTGAGTTGAGATTACaatgatttaatatttgtagtttaatatatgttataatttaaCTCGAGAATTAAGatcaaatcaatttaataatcGTTAAAaggtataaatttttttaatcttcaattttttaaatcagtccactaaatttctaaataaattaatttataaaagtatTAATTCTATGGCTTAAGAAAGCTTTTGGCTTCTAGTAGAACATAACCAAGGCTATTTCATAAAGTGCTTTTCCATTTCAACAGCTTCAGACTCGATTGTACAAGTTGATTCACAAGATACTAGGAAGGAGAATGAAGGAAAGTTTGTCCCCAGTAAAAAAATAAGGTCATGGAGTTGAGAAACAAGTTGATTAAGTTCATGGAAGATCATATATACCCTatggaaaattaattttacaaaCTTGCTCAATCTTCCAAACGTTGTTCCATTCACCCAGAGGAAGAGCAACTGAAGGAGATGGCTAAGAAAGAAGGCTCGTGGAACTTGTGGATACCTGTTTGTATTTTGGCTTCTCTCATTTGATCGTATATGCGATCATTGTTTTCACACCTTtgtaaagaatgaaaatgcgtatgctaggaagaAATTTTCATACCCTGGtaaagaatgaaatgaaaaatgtttcattctcctccccaaccgatgtgggatctcacaatccaccccctttggggaccagcgtcctcgctgacacttgttcccttctccaatcgatgtgggacccccaatccaccctccattcggggctcaacctcctcgtgagatcccacatcagttggagaggagaataaaacgaggggaagcctaaaagggaaagtccaaaaaggacaatattgctagcagtgggtttgggccgttacacctATATTTTCACTATTAACACAAGTGTCCTGCCTACAGCAACTCAGTTGAGTTGCTTTCCTCTGGTTCTGTATTTCATTCCAGGGTAGGCTTGGCCCAGGGAGGCTACACCAGGTAGGAGCTGCAGAACGAGGTATGCGGATGGCAGTTCAGAGGCTCTTAGTAGAAGAGTGTTTGGAAAGTTGATTGCTGAGCAGGGTTCCTAACTTTCAAACAATGCCAGTATTTGGATATAGTAGCCACGTGATTGTCCTCCAAAATCTATAACAATGATGGAGAGAATGACTATGTTTGTGTCAGTGTCGCGTGGAACTTGAGAGAACGAGATTGCTAGTCTTGGAAGCAGCTGATCAGTTAGATCGGCTAGGAAACAAGCAAGAAAGCACGTGGGACGATTGCAATGGCCAAGGTAAATTTTCTTACATCTAATCGAAGTTATTTAAGTTCATGACCTTTCATCATGTTTTAAACCTATCTTTAGAGTAGAAGAATCATTAGAATATTGAACGAAAAATTAACCTATCTAATTGTCGTTCTTTCGGACTTACAAACATCTCAGTTACCAGCGCATCTTCATTtctcgtttttttctttttttgcccACGTCTCCATTAATATCTCGGTGAAACATANCCAAGTCAAGAGTCAGAACCTGGTGCCATATGACAAAAGAGAAATTAGAAGCATCGAGAGGCAAGTTCACCCAACAACTGACCAAGTCATGAGTCGTGGTACCATATGACAAAAGAGTAGTCAGAAGCATCCACTCGAACTTGTCTCCAAGCTGACGGAAGACATTAGCAAGATCCAACAACTTACCAAGTCAAGAGTCAGAACCTGGTGCCATATGACAAAAGAGAAGTCAGAAGCATCTAGAGGCAAGTTCACTAAACAACTGACCAAGTCAAGAGTCGTGGTGCCATATGATTGGTCAAGAGTCGTGGTGTCATATGATAAAAGAGAAGTTAGAAGCATCCACTCGAACCTTTCTCCAAGCTGACGGAAGACATCAGCAAGATCCAACAACTGACCAAGTCAAGAGTCAGAACGTGGTGCCATATGACAAAAGATGGTGTCATATGACAAAAGAGAAGTCAAAGCATCTAGAGGCAAGTTCACCCAACAACTGACCAAGTCAAGAGTGGTGGTGCCATATGACAAAAGAGAAGTTAGAAGAATCCACTCGAACTTGTCTCCAAGCTGACAAAAGAGAAGTTAGAAGAATCCACTCGAACTTGTCTCCAAGCTGACGGAAGACATCATCAAGATGAGCATTATGACAAAAGATAGTGAGGTGCTTAATAATTATATACCTTTCTGAAACACAACCAATTCCAGCGAGTCGAGTCGGCAACAGTCAGAGAGTTAGGATCGTCATCCGAACGAGGCCGAGATTGAGTAGGGGAGAATTTCACAATTAGTGGGGCGAATGCGCCCCAAGAAAGAcatcgaggacgatgactaaattaagtggaggagaatgtcacaatctGCAATACGATTGTGCCCGAGtaagtcatcgaggacgatgactaagttaagtgggggagaatgtcacaaccatactatgaagagagtaggttgtgaccctcacctCATAACAAGCAAATTGGCGCCCCTCAAGAGACGCCCATCCGGCCACATGTGGGCCAATATAGAAGAGTGCCATGATGTGATCGAGGAGgacgatgcatcatccaacacaccaccaTGCGAAGTGCGCATTGAAGACAAGTTGAGACATAAGCAAGACAGAGACATTGAATAGACATGAAGAGTAAAGATAGGGTTGTTGAAGGGCAGGGTAGGGCCTCaggccttaacctcaaaaagTCGGGGTTTCAAAAGGAATTTGGACATGCGGTTCGGGATTTAAGTCcatccatatgaaatatgaatgcttgTTTGGTGTCAATCGGACACCGGACGGACAATACACGGCACCGTATGACCGTTCactaaaatcatgtctacacctgaaaattgaaaatggctcaaaatgtagTATAGGGGTaccatggtgttagctctccaccatCCCTAGGCCCTGTGgtctaagtgagctaccctgtggcacatacaCGTGTGTCATAGTGTGGGCGAGCGTGttgagacgagtgtctcggacaattttctttgaaatgaatttttgaAGGACAGTACCGGACGGCACGGGTGTGCCTGTATTGCGTCCTAGCCTGCGTGTTGGAGATTGCTACATTCACTCGCTATCCGGTACGGTATTCGTAAATGACTCGGCATGAGCACGGGAGGGCCAATGCCTCTATAGAACCtcgatggatggatgttcgggaagtCCCGATGAGATGAAAGACATGCgggcccattctcgatggcatgaccGAGCGAGTTATGATGGCCGACGACATCCTGAGACTCGGGGTGGcatcaagacatatggacccgtcgatggggatcgagatgacaagatgagaagcgacattgcattgagagaccttggcccgagcataggcaaggtcgagccgaatgacttggcctagtgtagaggcaagtcggatgtgtcgcAGACAATTGATCATGCACGCgcaggcggcgtgtgtggtgaaacaagcttggattccgcacaagcgatattcgattggcgaagacaaactTTTCCGAGgtccgacgaagccacaaagcggtagcaaaaaatatatatggggcttgATTCCCCTTAAAGCTAGTCGTGAGCGTGTCATGATCATGATGCCACACGGTAAAAGATGTAGGACCGTGACACTGAGCAGGGTTCCTCCCTTTCAAAGAATGCCAGTATTTGGATGTAGTAGCCACATGATTGCCCCCCAAAATCTATAACAATTTTTGAGAGAATGACTATGTTGTGTCAGTGTCGCATGAAACTTGAGGGAACGAGATTGCTAGTCTTGGAAGCAGCTGATCAGTTAGATCGGCTAGGAAACAAGAGAGCACGTGGGACGATTGCAATGGCCAAGGTAAATTTTCTTACATCTAATCGAAGTTATTTAAGTTCATGACCTTTCATAAATGCTTTAAACCTATCTTTGGAGTAGAAGAAGCACTAgaatattgaacaaaaagcCAACCTATCTAATTGTCGTTCTTTCGGACTTACAAACATCTTAGTTACCACGacatcttcattttttgttaaCCATTTAACAGATTTCTACCCTTCTCCTTtctcgtttttttctttttttttaccacgTCTCCATTAATATCTTAGTGAAACATGGCACATGTTGCAGCAACCAATATGGCATTGCAGATTCTGGACATGGCAATGCAAGTTCATGGTGCAGGTGGCTTATCTTCTGACACTGTTCTTGCTCATCTCTGGGCTGCTGCAAGAACCTTGAGAATAGCAGATGGCCCTGATGAAGTTCATTTAGGAACCATCGCCAAGAGCTTCGGAGAGCTAAgctttgaaaattgaaagaaaaaatgtctCGAACCAAATGAAATATTAGGAACCGATAAAATCGATCATCGTCTCAATGTTTCCAAAGAAATTGATATCTTGACATTTCTATCTACAATCAAAACCTTATTCGAAAACTTActgttatttttgttatttcaaatattaaaattaatttttattttgaagaagaaaaaacatcaattttcTTAGTTCGATCATATGGGGTAGGGTTTTGAATCTCTTGACCACATGATcgaaattatatatatctaaattgGTTAAAGCTCAACAATATTAACTACTTTTTAACTCAACAGAATAGCTCCCAAATGACGCAATCTTTAAATAGTTTATGTAGCTTATCAGAcaattaaggaaaaaattagtagttttctttttcacaagTTAAAGGTCTCATTATCAATCCTAAACAAGTAAAGGTTAATGTTCATTTTTGTTgcatctttattaaaatttatttatcgcTACAACACTTTCAGATTTATGAGTTGTATTTTTTACTGAtcacaaatttttatattaatctaATTTGAGCTAATGAACTTCCCCTcaataacaaataattactcataaaaaggaaaaaaaaacttaatttaaatgtttagcATAATCAACTATGATTTTGAATACAAAATTAgcaaaaattaactaaattaatcctaagtttataataaaaattagctAAATTTAGATacgaaaattttatttaagaaaaaaataaaataaaataaaaatgattggTCCAGAATGCTCCTAACTCTAACCATACTTACTTCAATTTAGAAATTCTGTTAAAATTTTCTCATATAAAAACAGGTCATTTGTTGAACGGAAAGAAATCAAGGCAGCAACTTCCCATCTTCTATTacccaacaaaacaaaaaaaaaaaaaaaaaagaaaaaaaaaaagaaatatagctTGAGATTTGTAGCGAAGAAACATGGCGTATGACGGCGGTGGATGCAAGAACAATAAGGCTGCCCTGGTTGGGTTGTTGTCTCTGTTTTTGGTTGCCTTGGTTAATGGTGTAAGTGGCGCAGGAGAGGACCATGGCTCCTCTAATGCTGCCATTAAGACTCTATGTGAGCCCACTACTTACCGTGAAACTTGCGAAGAAGTCCTGGTGAAGTCCAATGTTGACTCAAAAGACCCACGTGAGTTGGTCAAGGCAGGGTTCCATTTTGCTATTGAACAGCTCAAAGCAGCCATTGCAAATTCCCCCACTTTGAAACAAGCAGCCACTGACCCCATGGCGCAAAAAGCAGTTGATGCTTGCGACGAGCTCATGGATTATGCAATTGATGATCTTTTAACTTCGTTTGATAAAATCACCGATAGTTTTGATGTACACAAAATGAATGATTATCTTGAGAACCTTAGGATTTGGTTGAGCGCTGCATTGACATATCAAGAAACTTGTTTGGATGGTTTCGAGAATGTTCCTGGCGATACTGGTgaaaagatgaagaatttgTTGAAGACGTCAAAAGAAATGACCGCCAATGGGCTTGTGATGGTGGGTGAGGTTACATCCCTTGTGAGCACTTTGTGGGAGAAGTTGGGACTGCCGCCACAAACGGGGCGACAACTTCGAACAGAGGAATCCAATGAAGAATTCCAAGAGGAAGAGCCATCTTGGGTGAGCGACAGGCGAGGGCTACTCGAGGCCACTGGAGCTAACATCAAGGCGAATGTGGTGGTGGCTAAAGACGGAAGTGGAAAGTATAAGACAATAACTGAAGCCCTTAAAGAGGTACCATTGAAGAGCAATACAACCTTTGTGATTCATGTGAAGGAAGGAGTTTATGAAGAGCAAGTGATGGTGGACAAAAAAATGACCTATGTCATGATGATTGGAGACGGCCCGACTAAGACCAAGATCACAGCTAGCAAGAATGTCGCTGATGGAACACCCACATTCAAAAGTGCTACCTTTGGTAAGTTACCATCTAGTTTATAATCGTATTCATACGAATTCAATAACTGAATTTAACATGATTTCATATTCTTAACAGCGGCGATCGGATCCAACTTCATCGGAAAAGACTTGTGGTTCGATAACTCAGCTGGAATTTACAAAGGCCAGGCCGTGGCACTCCGAGTTCAATCCGACATGTCAATCTTCTACAATTGTAGAATGGACGGCTATCAAGATACTTTCTACCCCCAAACCAAACGTCAATTCTACCGAGATTGCACAATCTCCGGTACCGTTGATTTCATCTTTGGCAATGCTGCTGTCGTGTTACAGAACTGTAAGATCTTAGTGAGGAAGCCAAAGCCGAAACAACCATGCCCTATCACTGCCCAAGGTCGAATGGAGAGTGATGAGCCCACTGGTATCGTCCTCCAAAATTGCATCATCTCTTCCGACCCTGACTACTACCCCGTTCGCCATACCAGTAAGTCCTACCTTGGTCGTCCATGGAAGCAGTATTCAAGAACCGTCATCATGCAATGCCAAATCGACGACTTGATCCAGCCTGAAGGTTGGCTTCCATGGAATGGTGATTTTGCTCTCAATACTTTGTATTACACAGAGTTTGAGAATAGAGGACCTGGTGcagcaaaagaaaatagagttaagTGGAAGGGAGTTAAACAGATCACAGCAAAACAGGCCATCAATTTCACCCCTTCGTTGTTTATTCAGGGTGATGATTGGATCAAGAAGACCGGAATACCGTACACTAGTGCCCTGATGAAAATCTAAAACCAAGAGAATAGAGCTCCTAGGATTCATGAGTTGAAGCTTTTCGAATGTATTCCTAGTAATCGTTTTCGGTCATGACAATGGTCTAAAACCAAGGGATAGGGACAGTTTtgtttaaaaacattatcattcattttaagattttgaacattaatttatcattcattttaagattttgaataaataaattctttttctctcttgatTTGAGTGAGTTGAGATTACaatgatttaatatttgtagtttaatatatgttataatttaaCTCGAGAATTAAGatcaaatcaatttaataatcGTTAAAaggtataaatttttttaatcttcaattttttaaatcagtccactaaatttctaaataaattaatttataaaagtatTAATTCTATGGCTTAAGAAAGCTTTTGGCTTCTAGTAGAACATAACCAAGGCTATTTCATAAAGTGCTTTTCCATTTCAACAGCTTCAGACTCGATTGTACAAGTTGATTCACAAGATACTAGGAAGGAGAATGAAGGAAAGTTTGTCCCCAGTAAAAAAATAAGGTCATGGAGTTGAGAAACAAGTTGATTAAGTTCATGGAAGATCATATATACCCTatggaaaattaattttacaaaCTTGCTCAATCTTCCAAACGTTGTTCCATTCACCCAGAGGAAGAGCAACTGAAGGAGATGGCTAAGAAAGAAGGCTCGTGGAACTTGTGGATACCTGTTTGTATTTTGGCTTCTCTCATTTGATCGTATATGCGATCATTGTTTTCACACCTTtgtaaagaatgaaaatgcgtatgctaggaagaAATTTTCATACCCTGGtaaagaatgaaatgaaaaatgtttcattctcctccccaaccgatgtgggatctcacaatccaccccctttggggaccagcgtcctcgctgacacttgttcccttctccaatcgatgtgggacccccaatccaccctccattcggggctcaacctcctcgtgagatcccacatcagttggagaggagaataaaacgaggggaagcctaaaagggaaagtccaaaaaggacaatattgctagcagtgggtttgggccgttacacctATATTTTCACTATTAACACAAGTGTCCTGCCTACAGCAACTCAGTTGAGTTGCTTTCCTCTGGTTCTGTATTTCATTCCAGGGTAGGCTTGGCCCAGGGAGGCTACACCAGGTAGGAGCTGCAGAACGAGGTATGCGGATGGCAGTTCAGAGGCTCTTAGTAGAAGAGTGTTTGGAAAGTTGATTGCTGAGCAGGGTTCCTAACTTTCAAACAATGCCAGTATTTGGATATAGTAGCCACGTGATTGTCCTCCAAAATCTATAACAATGATGGAGAGAATGACTATGTTTGTGTCAGTGTCGCGTGGAACTTGAGAGAACGAGATTGCTAGTCTTGGAAGCAGCTGATCAGTTAGATCGGCTAGGAAACAAGCAAGAAAGCACGTGGGACGATTGCAATGGCCAAGGTAAATTTTCTTACATCTAATCGAAGTTATTTAAGTTCATGACCTTTCATCATGTTTTAAACCTATCTTTAGAGTAGAAGAATCATTAGAATATTGAACGAAAAATTAACCTATCTAATTGTCGTTCTTTCGGACTTACAAACATCTCAGTTACCAGCGCATCTTCATTtctcgtttttttctttttttgcccACGTCTCCATTAATATCTCGGTGAAACATAGCACAGGTTGCAGCAACCAATATGGCATTGCAGATTCTGGACATGGCAATGCAAGTTGATGGTGCAGCTGGCTTATCTTCTGACACTGTTCTTGCTCATCTCATCTCTGGGCTGCCGCAAGAACCTTGAGAATACCAGATGGCCCTGATGAAGTTCATTTAGGAACCATCGCCAAGCTGGAGCTTCCGAGAGCTAAgctttgaaaattgaaaggaaaaatctcaCGAACCAAATGGGATATTAGGAACCGATAAAATCGATTATCGTCTCAATGTTTCTAAAGAAATTGATGTCTTAACATTTCTATCGACAATCAAAACCTTACTCGAAAacttattgttatttttgttatatcaaatattaaagttaacttttatttttcagaagCAAAggcatcaattttttttaattcgatGTAGGGTTTTGAATCTCTTGACCACATGatggaaattatatatatctaaacTGGTTAAGCTCAACttagttttatattattaacGACTTTTTAACTAAACAAAATAGTTCACAAATCACACGATCTTTCAGNGTCAAGAGTCGTGGTGCCATATGATTGGTCAAGAGTCGTGGTGTCATATGATAAAAGAGAAGTTAGAAGCATCCACTCGAACCTTTCTCCAAGCTGACGGAAGACATCAGCAAGATCCAACAACTGACCAAGTCAAGAGTCAGAACGTGGTGCCATATGACAAAAGATGGTGTCATATGACAAAAGAGAAGTCAAAGCATCTAGAGGCAAGTTCACCCAACAACTGACCAAGTCAAGAGTGGTGGTGCCATANtgtttttttttttcagtaaaAGTTAAAAGGTCCATTATCAATCCTAAATAAGTAAAGATTAATGNGAGAAGTTAGAAGAATCCACTCGAACTTGTCTCCAAGCTGACGGAAGACATCATCAAGATGAGCATTATGACAAAAGATAGTGAGGTGCTTAATAATTATATACCTTTCTGAAACACAACCA
This portion of the Cucurbita pepo subsp. pepo cultivar mu-cu-16 chromosome LG08, ASM280686v2, whole genome shotgun sequence genome encodes:
- the LOC111800031 gene encoding pectinesterase-like encodes the protein MAYDGGGCKNNKAALVGLLSLFLVALVNGVSGAGEDHGSSNAAIKTLCEPTTYRETCEEVLVKSNVDSKDPRELVKAGFHFAIEQLKAAIANSPTLKQAATDPMAQKAVDACDELMDYAIDDLLTSFDKITDSFDVHKMNDYLENLRIWLSAALTYQETCLDGFENVPGDTGEKMKNLLKTSKEMTANGLVMVGEVTSLVSTLWEKLGLPPQTGRQLRTEESNEEFQEEEPSWVSDRRGLLEATGANIKANVVVAKDGSGKYKTITEALKEVPLKSNTTFVIHVKEGVYEEQVMVDKKMTYVMMIGDGPTKTKITASKNVADGTPTFKSATFAAIGSNFIGKDLWFDNSAGIYKGQAVALRVQSDMSIFYNCRMDGYQDTFYPQTKRQFYRDCTISGTVDFIFGNAAVVLQNCKILVRKPKPKQPCPITAQGRMESDEPTGIVLQNCIISSDPDYYPVRHTSKSYLGRPWKQYSRTVIMQCQIDDLIQPEGWLPWNGDFALNTLYYTEFENRGPGAAKENRVKWKGVKQITAKQAINFTPSLFIQGDDWIKKTGIPYTSALMKI